Part of the Terriglobales bacterium genome is shown below.
AAGATGGAAGCATCCAGGTGGATCTGCTGATGGCCATCGGGCAGAGACGCAACTTTCAGACTGGCGAAGACCGGCTCATCACCATTCTGCGGGGCGCGCAACTTCTGGTCTATCTCCTCGGCCTCTCCCGCTGGCACCAGAAAGGTGTAGTCCGTGTGTTCTTTGGTAAACGCCGCCAGATTTTCCTGCTGCACCACGCTGGCATCAAGGCCTGAGCGTAAAGTACACCTGATCTCTACCCGGGAAAGGGTCTCATTCTTGGGCGGCTCATAGTGCGAGGTAATGACCAGAACGGGAAACCGGTCGGGAATGGGGGTACTCACCGCACTGCGGTACTGGCTGCCATAAATTATCAATCCGACAAAAACGATGAGACAGGCCACCGGAAAGTAGATGGCCGTAAGTCCCAGCCAGGCTAGGCCCGCCTTGACAACATCTCTGAGTCTCATCCGCTGGCGGTATTGTACGCCGGGGGAGCAAAAACTTACCGCGAATTTAGAGAGAGAAAGGCCTTTGTTTTCCCTCTGCGTTTCTCAGCGCCCACTGCGGTTAAGCTGTTGCTTTTGTTTTCGCTTTTGAAACTCGAAACTGCCCTTCCTAGGTGCAGGTAAGCATGGCGGTGCCGCTGACGGTCATCGAAGTATTGTTCACGCCAGAGCCAACTGTGAACTGGAGGTTGGCTGGGGCAGTGGCCGTGATCGTGGCTGTTCCCGGTATCTTGCAGGTCGCCATCCCGAGGCTGTTGATGGATGCCACTGGAATGTTCGACGACGACCAGGAGAGACCGTCAGCCAAAACCAGCATCCGGC
Proteins encoded:
- a CDS encoding Ig-like domain-containing protein encodes the protein MIKSCIVSLALVLIATLVIGCGAGHPTIQSVTVTPSTATAASSSQGTVGFTATGNFSNNQSRMLVLADGLSWSSSNIPVASINSLGMATCKIPGTATITATAPANLQFTVGSGVNNTSMTVSGTAMLTCT